One region of Erythrolamprus reginae isolate rEryReg1 chromosome 8, rEryReg1.hap1, whole genome shotgun sequence genomic DNA includes:
- the ATP13A2 gene encoding polyamine-transporting ATPase 13A2, whose amino-acid sequence MEAAEQARILPGNSSLPGDQQLNYHSLEQNPSKPSTEVKGYQRKAWKTFLCHSVSVLTLGLPLAIFHWKPHLEIYAKCTPCPLRQADWVLIQDQLGRYFASRVQTEEIEDGSLEPTTDEGRSTIAVGVLDDQARSQDTIRLHQKEEKNVLRYYSFEGVHYLWVERRQAYCKASTLNEGWTCSDLHLCRRGLSTQEQSARQVPLFKETFGRKVIYGPNLIDVPVKSYLRLLMDETLNLFYLFQVFSITLWICEEYYSYAACILIISTISIGLSLYVTKKQNRTLRDMAKVVSSVQIYRPSGERVVVSSMDLVPGDVLVVSPEGMLVPCDAALLNGECVVNESLLTGESTPVLKTPVPKGPEEAKTTYSSEEHKRHTLFCGTQVIQARCHGDADILAVVTHTGFYTAKGDLISSILHPKPLKLRFHNDAWKFVTCLAILAVIGTIYSICILRRNKVSWWLIALRALDIVTVVVPPALPAAMTMGTMYAQSRLKRQGIFCVSPQRIDLCGKVRLVCFDKTGTLTADGMDIWGVVPQAGSSFLPIVHELRRLADGPLLRCLATCHTLSLLGDQPIGDPVDLRMLESTGWSLVETEGPELKACLEQDFGTGALLVMAPPLLREQLPGTKPAVPMAVLRRFPFSSAQRRMSVLGKAPGDSPVEAFMKGAPETVVTLCKEESVPQEFPQQLHQFTSSGFRVLGLAYKPSVDVRSFEEAQEVTRDWVETDMVFLGLLVLKNILKPETAPVIRVLRSAGIQTIMVTGDNMLTAVNVARSCQMVEAQERVVFVNAVPPSCGKGAALTFTPSEQVKDVNQQESDFQEQLPCSFALNGKSFAVLCECFPGLLPKILVQTTIFAQMLPDQKTRLVEHLQQLNYCVAMCGDGANDCGALKAADVGISLSEAEASAAAPFTSQRANIECVPIIIREGRCSLVTSFGLFKYMAFYSLTQFVSVLLLYTLNTNLSDGQFLFIDLIITTTMVALMGKTEPAEDLGLKRPQGALISLAVLGSLCLQMALIIAILVTVYFITISQQWFIPLNSTLSAPANLPNYENTVVFCTSGFQYLILAVVVSKGRPFRKPLYTNGPFLVALLLLAGIMVWLTIYPLGFMQKLLRLKSAGDLNFKVILLGMAALHFFMSFTLEVALDHGLLNGFRKLRRKKSSKKLYKQLQWELSQEKSSWPPLYAPVFAPTRLSMATR is encoded by the exons ATGGAGGCTGCCGAGCAGGCCAGGATCTTGCCAG GCAATAGCAGCCTGCCAGGAGACCAGCAACTGAATTACCATTCTCTGGAGCAGAATCCCTCTAAACCCTCCACA GAAGTGAAGGGTTACCAGAGGAAGGCATGGAAGACGTTCCTATGCCACTCGGTCTCTGTGCTCACTCTGGGCCTCCCCCTCGCCATCTTCCATTGGAAGCCGCACCTGGAGATCTACGCCAAATGCACGCCCTGCCCCTTGCGCCAGGCGGACTGGGTGCTCATCCAA GATCAGCTGGGAAGGTATTTCGCGTCCAGGGTCCAAACAGAGGAGATCGAAGATGGCAG CCTCGAGCCCACAACAGACGAGGGGAGAAGCACTATTGCCGTGGGTGTTTTGGATGACCAAGCAAGAAGCCAGGACACCATACGGCTGCACCAGAAGGAAGAG AAAAATGTTCTCCGCTATTACTCCTTCGAAGGCGTGCACTATCTCTGGGTGGAAAGGCGGCAGGCCTACTGCAAGGCCAG CACGTTGAATGAAGGCTGGACGTGTTCCGATCTCCATCTCTGCCGCCGTGGTCTGAGCACCCAAGAGCAATCTGCCAGGCAGGTCCCGCTTTTTAAGGAAA CCTTTGGCAGAAAGGTGATTTACGGCCCAAACCTGATTGACGTGCCGGTGAAGTCATATCTCCGGCTGCTGATGGATGAG ACCTTGAATTTATTCTACCTGTTCCAAGTGTTCAGCATCACCTTATGGATCTGTGAAGAATATTATTCCTACGCGGCCTGCATCTTGATCATTTCCACCATCTCCATCGGACTCTCGCTTTACGTCACCAAAAAG CAAAACAGGACTCTCCGGGACATGGCCAAAGTGGTGAGCAGCGTGCAGATCTACCGACCTTCTGGAG AGAGAGTGGTGGTGAGTTCCATGGATCTCGTGCCAGGAGATGTCCTCGTGGTCTCTCCAGAGGGGATGCTAGTTCCCTGTGATGCTGCCTTGCTCAACGGCGAGTGTGTGGTCAACGAAAGCCTTCTGACTG GGGAGAGCACGCCAGTCCTGAAGACCCCTGTGCCTAAAGGCCCGGAAGAGGCCAAGACCACCTATTCCTCTGAAGAACACAAACGACACACCCTGTTCTGTGGGACGCAAGTCATCCAGGCTCGATGCCATGGAGACGCTGACATCCTGGCCGTTGTGACCCACACTG GCTTCTACACAGCCAAAGGAGATCTCATCAGCTCCATCCTTCACCCCAAGCCTCTGAAGCTCAGGTTTCATAATGATGCTTGGAAGTTTGTCACCTGCCTTGCCATCTTGG CTGTCATCGGAACCATCTACAGCATCTGCATCTTGAGGAGAAACAAG GTTTCCTGGTGGCTGATAGCCCTCCGTGCTCTGGACATTGTGACCGTGGTCGTCCCCCCAGCTTTGCCGGCGGCAATGACGATGGGCACCATGTACGCTCAAAGCCGGCTGAAACGCCAGGGCATTTTCTGCGTGAGTCCCCAGCGCATCGACCTCTGTGGGAAAGTGCGCCTAGTTTGCTTCGACAAG ACAGGGACCCTTACCGCGGACGGTATGGACATCTGGGGAGTCGTTCCGCAGGCCGGCAGCTCTTTCCTCCCCATCGTCCATGAGCTCCGTCGCCTGGCTGATGGGCCACTACTCCGCTGTCTGGCCACCTGCCACACCCTGTCTCTGCTTGGAGATCAGCCTATTGGTGACCCGGTGGATCTCCGGATGCTGGAGTCTACTGGATGG TCTCTAGTAGAAACTGAAGGTCCAGAGTTGAAGGCCTGCCTGGAACAAGACTTTGGGACCGGAGCTCTGCTTGTCATGGCTCCCCCACTGCTGAGAGAGCAGCTCCCCGGCACG AAGCCCGCTGTCCCCATGGCTGTCCTCCGCCGCTTCCCGTTTTCTTCAGCTCAGCGGAGGATGAGTGTTCTAGGGAAGGCCCCTGGCGATAGTCCCGTGGAGGCTTTCATGAAAGGAGCTCCAGAGACGGTGGTGACCCTTTGCAAGGAAGAATCAG TCCCCCAGGAATTTCCCCAGCAGCTGCACCAGTTCACAAGCAGCGGGTTCCGCGTTCTGGGGCTCGCTTATAAGCCCTCGGTGGACGTAAGGAGCTTTGAAGAAGCCCAGGAGGTGACCAG AGACTGGGTGGAGACGGACATGGTCTTCCTTGGGCTCCTAGTCCTCAAGAACATCCTGAAGCCCGAGACGGCACCAGTCATCCGTGTGCTGCGCAGTGCAGGGATCCAAACCATCATGGTCACAG GAGACAACATGCTCACTGCAGTCAACGTGGCGAGGAGCTGCCAAATGGTGGAGGCGCAGGAGCGCGTGGTGTTCGTGAACGCTGTGCCGCCCAGCTGTGGCAAGGGAGCCGCCCTCACCTTCACACCTTCGGAGCAGGTCAAG GATGTGAACCAACAGGAGAGTGACTTCCAGGAACAGCTGCCATGCTCCTTTGCCTTGAACGGGAAATCCTTTGCGGTCCTCTGCGAGTGCTTTCCAGGCCTCCTGCCTAAG ATATTAGTCCAAACCACTATTTTCGCACAGATGTTACCTGACCAGAAAACTCGCTTGGTTGAGCATTTGCAACAACTGAA CTATTGTGTGGCCATGTGTGGAGACGGGGCCAACGACTGTGGGGCTCTGAAGGCAGCGGACGTGGGCATCTCGCTCTCCGAAGCAGAGGCCTCGGCAGCAGCACCATTCACTTCCCAGAGGGCCAATATCGAGTGTGTGCCCATCATCATTAG GGAGGGAAGATGCTCTTTGGTCACCTCCTTTGGCCTCTTCAAATACATGGCGTTCTACAGCCTCACACAATTTGTTTCCGTGCTCCTGCTCTACACG CTCAACACCAACCTGAGCGATGGGCAGTTCCTCTTCATCGACCTCATCATCACCACCACGATGGTCGCCCTCATGGGCAAGACAGAGCCTGCCGAGGACTTGGGCCTCAAGCGTCCACAGGGAGCCCTGATCAGCCTTGCCGTCCTGGGCAGCCTTTGCCTCCAAATGGCTCTCATCATCGCCATCCTAGTCACTGTCTACTTCATCACCATCTCTCAGCAGTG GTTCATCCCTCTGAACAGCACTCTGTCGGCCCCTGCAAACCTCCCAAATTATGAGAACACCGTTGTCTTCTGCACCTCGGGGTTCCAGTATCTCATCCTGGCGGTGGTCGTGTCCAAAGGCCGCCCTTTCCGCAAGCCGCTTTATACCAACG GGCCGTTTTTGGTGGCCTTGCTCTTGCTCGCTGGCATCATGGTCTGGCTCACCATCTACCCGCTGGGCTTCATGCAGAAGCTCTTGCGTCTGAAGAG